One window of Pogoniulus pusillus isolate bPogPus1 chromosome 9, bPogPus1.pri, whole genome shotgun sequence genomic DNA carries:
- the LOC135178239 gene encoding storkhead-box protein 1-like isoform X2 codes for MPRRAERYLQIAPHSLAIVLGAGAEGRPGGGGGGGAGPVSELGRHRIGYEIFADFKRENMQHFWDRRATTAVAETFFLGWIDEQVLLVQGKEEHLEVLRQGWARRSLKPPTGFHIKCLGLDHRFSKTLLP; via the coding sequence ATGCCGCGCAGGGCGGAGCGGTACCTGCAGATCGCCCCGCACTCCCTGGCCATCGTCCTGGGTGCCGGGGCCGAGGGGCGACCGGGGGGCGGCGGAGGCGGCGGTGCGGGGCCGGTGTCGGAGCTGGGTCGCCACCGCATCGGCTACGAGATTTTCGCGGACTTCAAGCGGGAGAACATGCAGCACTTCTGGGACCGTCGGGCCACGACTGCAGTGGCCGAGACCTTCTTCCTGGGCTGGATCGACGagcaggtgctgctggtgcagggcaaggaggaacacctggaggtgctgcGGCAGGGCTGGGCGCGGCGCTCCCTCAAGCCCCCCACCGGCTTCCACATCAAGTGCCTGG
- the LOC135178239 gene encoding storkhead-box protein 1-like isoform X3, which yields MPRRAERYLQIAPHSLAIVLGAGAEGRPGGGGGGGAGPVSELGRHRIGYEIFADFKRENMQHFWDRRATTAVAETFFLGWIDEQVLLVQGKEEHLEVLRQGWARRSLKPPTGFHIKCLGLNNCV from the coding sequence ATGCCGCGCAGGGCGGAGCGGTACCTGCAGATCGCCCCGCACTCCCTGGCCATCGTCCTGGGTGCCGGGGCCGAGGGGCGACCGGGGGGCGGCGGAGGCGGCGGTGCGGGGCCGGTGTCGGAGCTGGGTCGCCACCGCATCGGCTACGAGATTTTCGCGGACTTCAAGCGGGAGAACATGCAGCACTTCTGGGACCGTCGGGCCACGACTGCAGTGGCCGAGACCTTCTTCCTGGGCTGGATCGACGagcaggtgctgctggtgcagggcaaggaggaacacctggaggtgctgcGGCAGGGCTGGGCGCGGCGCTCCCTCAAGCCCCCCACCGGCTTCCACATCAAGTGCCTGG
- the LOC135178239 gene encoding storkhead-box protein 1-like isoform X1 yields MPRRAERYLQIAPHSLAIVLGAGAEGRPGGGGGGGAGPVSELGRHRIGYEIFADFKRENMQHFWDRRATTAVAETFFLGWIDEQVLLVQGKEEHLEVLRQGWARRSLKPPTGFHIKCLDPMTNTELDSVVTCDLQKMLPLLLCVVMVVAKSQGPGG; encoded by the exons ATGCCGCGCAGGGCGGAGCGGTACCTGCAGATCGCCCCGCACTCCCTGGCCATCGTCCTGGGTGCCGGGGCCGAGGGGCGACCGGGGGGCGGCGGAGGCGGCGGTGCGGGGCCGGTGTCGGAGCTGGGTCGCCACCGCATCGGCTACGAGATTTTCGCGGACTTCAAGCGGGAGAACATGCAGCACTTCTGGGACCGTCGGGCCACGACTGCAGTGGCCGAGACCTTCTTCCTGGGCTGGATCGACGagcaggtgctgctggtgcagggcaaggaggaacacctggaggtgctgcGGCAGGGCTGGGCGCGGCGCTCCCTCAAGCCCCCCACCGGCTTCCACATCAAGTGCCTGG ACCCCATGACTAACACAGAGCTGGATTCTGTAGTGACTTGTGACTTGCAGAAGATGCTCCCCTTGCTGCTTTGTGTAGTGATGGTGGTTGCCAAGTCCCAAGGGCCAGGGGGATGA